One Neosynechococcus sphagnicola sy1 DNA window includes the following coding sequences:
- the lipB gene encoding lipoyl(octanoyl) transferase LipB, producing MLNLNRYQQDLHWYLRQLEAVVIKVLSQFGLKGNRIPGLTGVWFEGYKVAAIGIKVSRWITMHGFALNVCPDMSGFQWIVPCGLVNQPVGSLAQFLPGITVAEVMPAVITAFADVFAVSMVAAPSDLLTAAGVVEPCNH from the coding sequence ATCCTCAACCTCAACCGTTACCAGCAAGATCTGCACTGGTACCTGCGGCAGTTAGAGGCAGTCGTGATCAAAGTTCTGTCCCAGTTTGGGCTCAAGGGGAATCGCATTCCAGGGTTGACGGGGGTTTGGTTCGAAGGTTACAAAGTTGCGGCCATTGGCATTAAGGTCAGCCGTTGGATCACGATGCATGGCTTTGCTCTCAATGTCTGTCCTGACATGAGCGGGTTTCAGTGGATTGTGCCCTGTGGCTTGGTGAATCAGCCCGTCGGCAGCTTAGCGCAGTTCCTCCCAGGGATCACGGTGGCTGAGGTAATGCCAGCGGTGATCACAGCCTTTGCCGACGTGTTTGCGGTGTCAATGGTCGCCGCTCCCTCTGACCTATTGACTGCTGCGGGCGTAGTAGAACCCTGCAATCACTGA
- a CDS encoding KH domain-containing protein has translation MTPRLLTIKIDPDQIGMIIGPGGKTIKGITEETGAKIDIEDTGIVTISAVDGEKAKRARSIIQGMTRKLNAGDVYVGRITRIIQIGAFVEFLPGKEGMIHSFPVGGLPGGQKLRMKWRWTMR, from the coding sequence ATGACCCCCCGCCTGCTAACGATTAAGATTGACCCGGATCAAATTGGCATGATTATTGGCCCCGGTGGCAAGACTATCAAGGGGATTACCGAAGAAACAGGGGCGAAGATTGACATTGAAGATACGGGCATCGTCACCATCTCAGCCGTAGATGGCGAGAAGGCCAAGCGGGCACGCAGTATTATTCAAGGGATGACCCGGAAGCTGAATGCCGGAGATGTCTATGTTGGTCGGATTACCCGGATTATCCAGATTGGAGCCTTTGTGGAATTCCTACCGGGCAAGGAAGGGATGATTCACAGTTTCCCAGTTGGCGGACTACCGGGTGGGCAAAAGTTGAGGATGAAGTGGCGGTGGACGATGAGGTGA
- a CDS encoding photosystem II manganese-stabilizing polypeptide, with the protein MRYRAFITAFLAFCLGFCTLFAGTADAKNVPLTYDQIRGTGLANNCPQLEATLRTAIPIDKGQSYVLNSLCLQPSEILVKEESVNKRQQAEFVPTRLMTRLTSTIESVQGSLTPNADGSLTFTEEDGFDFQAITVQLPGGERVPFLFTIKGLVATTQPGLDTISTATDFEGEFRVPSYRTSNFLDPKGRGLSAGYESAVALPGTDDAELTRENIKQFDIGKGKISLQIAKVNSATGEIAGIFESTQPSETDMGSKKPLDVKIRGTFYARIEPAVG; encoded by the coding sequence ATGAGGTATCGCGCTTTCATCACTGCATTTTTGGCATTTTGCTTAGGGTTTTGTACCTTGTTCGCAGGTACTGCTGATGCGAAGAATGTTCCCCTAACTTACGACCAGATTAGAGGCACAGGTCTGGCTAACAACTGCCCCCAGTTGGAGGCCACCCTGCGGACTGCCATCCCCATTGATAAGGGTCAATCCTATGTCCTGAACAGCTTGTGCCTGCAGCCATCAGAAATTTTGGTCAAAGAAGAATCGGTGAATAAACGCCAACAGGCTGAGTTTGTCCCGACGAGGCTGATGACCCGGTTGACCTCCACCATTGAATCAGTTCAAGGGTCTTTGACCCCTAACGCCGATGGTAGCCTCACCTTCACAGAAGAAGATGGCTTTGATTTTCAAGCAATTACAGTGCAACTGCCCGGTGGGGAACGGGTTCCCTTCCTCTTCACCATTAAGGGTCTGGTGGCAACCACCCAGCCCGGTTTAGATACCATCAGCACCGCCACTGATTTCGAAGGCGAATTCCGCGTCCCCTCCTATCGCACCTCCAACTTCCTCGATCCAAAAGGTCGGGGTCTTTCGGCTGGCTACGAATCCGCCGTGGCGCTACCCGGAACAGATGATGCAGAGCTCACCCGTGAGAATATCAAGCAGTTTGATATTGGTAAGGGCAAAATCTCCCTGCAAATTGCCAAGGTCAATAGTGCAACCGGAGAAATTGCCGGTATCTTTGAAAGCACCCAGCCCTCTGAGACAGACATGGGTTCTAAGAAGCCCCTGGATGTGAAAATTCGCGGGACATTTTATGCCCGAATTGAACCTGCGGTCGGCTAA
- a CDS encoding SNF2 helicase-associated domain-containing protein: MQAADDPEMLVRATTIWNHPVEQLTYQGRRIEHPQETLLMGLGLASRLFPPIEPSLKTQRPQGCRLNPSQVYEFIKAVVWRLQDSGFGVILPPSLVNQERGANRLGLKIKAESFSPQATQRLGLQSLLNFQWELCLAGHSLSKAEFDQLVALKTPLVEIRGEWVELRPQDIRAAQAFF; the protein is encoded by the coding sequence TTGCAAGCAGCAGATGATCCAGAGATGCTGGTGCGTGCCACCACGATCTGGAATCACCCGGTGGAGCAGCTCACCTACCAGGGGCGACGGATTGAGCATCCCCAAGAAACACTCCTCATGGGTCTGGGGTTAGCTTCCCGACTGTTTCCGCCCATTGAACCAAGTTTAAAAACCCAGCGACCCCAAGGGTGCCGGCTCAATCCCTCCCAGGTCTATGAGTTTATCAAGGCGGTTGTCTGGCGGTTACAGGATAGTGGCTTTGGGGTGATTCTGCCGCCTAGTTTAGTCAATCAGGAGCGGGGTGCAAACCGCTTAGGGCTGAAGATCAAGGCTGAGTCCTTCAGTCCCCAGGCCACCCAACGCTTAGGACTCCAGAGCCTCTTGAATTTCCAGTGGGAGTTATGCCTCGCCGGACACAGTCTTTCCAAGGCCGAGTTTGATCAGCTGGTGGCCTTGAAAACGCCCTTGGTGGAGATTCGCGGTGAATGGGTGGAACTACGACCCCAGGATATCCGAGCGGCCCAGGCTTTTTTTTGA
- the rpaB gene encoding response regulator transcription factor RpaB: protein MENHKEKILVVDDEASIRRILETRLSMIGYDVVTAADGEEALETFRKTSPNLVVLDVMMPKLDGYGVCQELRKESDVPIIMLTALGDVADRITGLELGADDYVVKPFSPKELEARIRSVLRRVEKTGSTGIPSSGVIHVSSLRIDTNKRQVYKGDERIRLTGMEFSLLELLVSRSGEPYSRAEILQEVWGYTPERHVDTRVVDVHISRLRAKLEDDPSNPELILTARGTGYMFQRIIEPGEKNE, encoded by the coding sequence TTGGAAAATCACAAGGAGAAAATTCTAGTCGTCGATGATGAAGCAAGCATTCGTCGGATTCTAGAAACTCGTCTGTCGATGATTGGCTACGATGTGGTGACCGCAGCAGATGGTGAAGAAGCCTTAGAAACTTTTCGCAAAACCTCACCGAATTTAGTGGTGCTGGATGTGATGATGCCGAAGCTGGATGGGTACGGAGTCTGTCAAGAATTACGCAAAGAATCGGATGTCCCTATCATCATGCTGACGGCCCTGGGAGATGTTGCCGATCGCATCACCGGTCTTGAGTTAGGAGCCGATGACTATGTTGTCAAGCCCTTTTCCCCCAAGGAACTGGAAGCCCGGATTCGCTCGGTACTCCGGCGTGTAGAAAAGACGGGGAGTACGGGAATTCCAAGCTCTGGGGTGATCCATGTTAGCAGCCTCCGCATTGATACCAATAAACGCCAAGTCTATAAGGGGGATGAGCGCATCCGCCTGACTGGCATGGAGTTTAGTTTGCTGGAATTGCTGGTGAGTCGTTCGGGAGAGCCCTATTCCCGCGCTGAAATCCTCCAAGAGGTTTGGGGCTACACCCCTGAGCGCCATGTGGATACTCGGGTAGTTGACGTTCACATCTCTCGCTTGCGGGCCAAGTTAGAAGACGATCCCAGCAATCCGGAGTTGATTTTGACGGCGCGGGGGACTGGCTATATGTTCCAGCGAATTATTGAGCCAGGGGAAAAGAACGAATAA
- a CDS encoding DedA family protein, protein MSLEFFSLETIQELAHQYGYWAVFLGILLENAGIPLPGETITLVGGFLAGSGELNYPWVLVVAIAGAVLGDNCGYWIGRYAGWPFLLRLGGFFRISESQLDQAKTQFSQNAAKAVFLGRFVALLRIFAGPLAGIARMPYFQFLLCNTAGAAIWATVMVTLAFLVGHLIPLDELVAWVAKFAALALLLVVAWILVPIWMESRRHKPDNL, encoded by the coding sequence ATGTCTTTGGAATTTTTCTCCCTGGAGACAATCCAGGAACTTGCCCATCAATATGGCTACTGGGCTGTTTTCCTAGGCATCCTACTTGAGAATGCAGGCATTCCCCTCCCTGGCGAGACCATAACCCTCGTGGGGGGGTTTTTAGCGGGCAGCGGAGAGTTGAATTATCCCTGGGTGCTAGTGGTTGCGATCGCAGGAGCGGTGCTGGGAGATAACTGTGGGTACTGGATTGGACGCTATGCGGGCTGGCCGTTTCTCCTGCGCCTCGGTGGCTTCTTTCGGATTTCAGAATCTCAGCTAGACCAAGCAAAAACTCAATTCAGTCAAAATGCTGCCAAGGCTGTCTTTCTCGGGCGGTTTGTTGCCCTATTGCGCATTTTCGCGGGTCCTTTGGCTGGAATTGCCCGAATGCCCTATTTCCAATTTCTGCTGTGCAACACGGCTGGGGCAGCCATCTGGGCGACGGTCATGGTGACCCTGGCTTTTTTGGTCGGGCATTTGATACCCCTAGATGAATTAGTTGCCTGGGTGGCTAAATTTGCCGCCCTGGCATTGCTGCTTGTTGTTGCCTGGATCTTAGTTCCTATCTGGATGGAGTCGCGACGTCACAAGCCCGATAATCTCTAA
- a CDS encoding SWIM zinc finger family protein, with protein MNHYDQSTNPEWWVQAWLDLLARYRFKKRLERARDYARQGNVLGIEFQGAKVLATVRGREHPEYQVSLWLDTFTNEQWNYVIETMGQEAIFSAKLLAGEMPQNIEAVFAANGLSLFPFSLTEIHSKCSCPDQANPCKHIGAVYYLLGDRFSEDPFVLFQLRGRTKDQIIEALRQLRSLANPESPAIAASPTPAVAPPWHLADFWRYDQQLESSLVVIAPPPTPETVLDVLGSIPLKPEITGNAVPIPIATQTVMEQLRKIYQAVSQRAVQLAMTKES; from the coding sequence ATGAACCATTACGACCAATCGACAAACCCTGAATGGTGGGTACAGGCATGGCTGGATCTGCTGGCTCGGTATCGCTTTAAGAAGCGCCTTGAACGTGCCCGTGACTACGCCAGACAGGGGAATGTTCTGGGCATTGAGTTCCAGGGAGCCAAGGTGCTGGCTACGGTCAGGGGGCGGGAACACCCTGAATACCAGGTGTCCCTATGGCTGGATACCTTTACCAATGAGCAATGGAACTATGTGATTGAGACCATGGGGCAGGAGGCGATTTTTTCGGCCAAGCTCCTAGCAGGGGAGATGCCCCAGAACATTGAAGCCGTTTTTGCAGCCAATGGGCTGAGTCTATTTCCCTTTTCCCTGACCGAAATTCACAGTAAGTGCTCCTGTCCCGATCAGGCCAACCCCTGCAAGCACATTGGCGCGGTTTACTATCTGTTGGGCGATCGCTTCAGTGAAGATCCCTTTGTGCTGTTCCAATTGCGGGGACGTACCAAGGACCAGATTATTGAAGCCCTGCGGCAGCTACGCAGTCTTGCCAACCCCGAATCCCCCGCGATCGCAGCCTCCCCGACGCCAGCGGTTGCCCCCCCTTGGCATCTGGCAGACTTTTGGCGCTATGACCAGCAGCTGGAATCATCTCTGGTGGTCATAGCGCCGCCACCCACCCCTGAAACAGTGCTTGATGTCCTGGGAAGCATCCCCCTGAAGCCAGAGATCACCGGGAACGCAGTTCCCATCCCCATCGCTACTCAGACGGTGATGGAACAGCTGCGCAAGATTTATCAAGCCGTCAGCCAACGGGCGGTACAATTGGCGATGACAAAGGAGAGTTAG
- a CDS encoding PCP reductase family protein, translated as MKMEDELRWTAAAQAKMKNIPFFVRTQARLRIEQLARESDGIVTAALVEQARLEFGQ; from the coding sequence ATGAAAATGGAGGATGAATTAAGGTGGACAGCCGCCGCCCAAGCCAAGATGAAAAATATTCCTTTTTTTGTGCGGACTCAGGCGCGGTTACGGATCGAGCAACTGGCACGGGAGTCGGATGGCATTGTGACAGCGGCGTTGGTGGAGCAAGCGCGACTGGAATTTGGCCAATGA
- the hpf gene encoding ribosome hibernation-promoting factor, HPF/YfiA family codes for MKLVIQGKNIEITDAIREYVHQKIEKAVNHFQNLTTEVDVHLSVARNPRINPKQTAEVTIYANGSVIRAEESSENLYASIDLVADKISRQLRKYKEKRNGKKLAAKTGEVVEQRTVDATLIGDRTPELPSEVVRTKYFAMPPMSLEEALEQLELVDHDFYMFRNMETGEINVIYERNHGGYGVIQPRNGVHGKNGKTPLTAVSDAPKAAKA; via the coding sequence ATGAAGCTGGTTATCCAAGGCAAAAACATTGAAATCACCGATGCCATCCGTGAGTATGTCCATCAGAAAATTGAGAAAGCCGTCAACCACTTCCAAAACCTGACGACGGAGGTCGATGTGCATCTGTCCGTCGCTCGCAATCCTCGCATTAACCCCAAGCAAACAGCTGAGGTTACCATTTACGCAAATGGTAGCGTCATCCGTGCCGAGGAGAGCAGCGAGAACCTTTATGCCAGCATTGATCTGGTCGCCGACAAGATTTCCCGGCAACTTCGCAAGTACAAGGAGAAACGCAACGGCAAGAAACTTGCTGCTAAGACAGGCGAGGTGGTGGAGCAACGGACGGTCGATGCGACTCTGATCGGCGATCGCACCCCCGAGTTACCCTCAGAGGTGGTTCGGACTAAATATTTCGCGATGCCTCCCATGAGCTTGGAAGAAGCCCTCGAACAGTTGGAGCTGGTTGACCATGACTTCTACATGTTCCGTAATATGGAGACGGGGGAAATTAATGTCATCTATGAACGCAATCATGGCGGCTACGGTGTCATCCAACCCCGCAACGGAGTCCATGGTAAAAATGGCAAAACGCCCTTGACGGCAGTATCGGATGCCCCTAAAGCTGCCAAAGCTTAG
- a CDS encoding magnesium chelatase domain-containing protein — MEEPAADLGVAIAVVASFRDRVVNPRTVVIGEVGLGGQIRPVSQMELRLKEAAKLGFQRAIVPKGTSYATAELELLPVGRVVDAIAQALNP, encoded by the coding sequence GTGGAAGAACCCGCCGCAGATTTAGGAGTGGCGATCGCGGTGGTTGCTAGCTTTCGCGATCGTGTGGTAAATCCGCGCACGGTGGTGATCGGAGAAGTTGGACTCGGGGGACAGATTCGCCCGGTGTCACAAATGGAGCTCCGGCTAAAGGAAGCAGCCAAACTGGGATTCCAACGGGCGATCGTTCCCAAGGGCACGAGCTATGCAACGGCAGAGCTAGAGTTGCTCCCCGTGGGGCGCGTCGTGGATGCGATCGCCCAGGCTCTAAATCCCTAG
- a CDS encoding pentapeptide repeat-containing protein, with protein MNRMLMLLSLWLSVSLWGTVADAFNANDIQRLRTQRQCRGCDLSGADLKGMDLQGVDLDAANLSKADLSGADLKAANLQRANLQRANLTKAILVQTLLVKANLRRANLTEAQLTKANLRGANLLGVDVTRADLQMSFYDSTTILDGTFDPAARGMKKF; from the coding sequence ATGAACCGGATGCTGATGCTCCTATCCCTGTGGTTATCCGTCTCTCTCTGGGGGACGGTAGCAGATGCCTTCAATGCCAATGACATCCAACGACTGAGAACCCAACGGCAATGTCGGGGCTGTGATCTCAGTGGAGCCGATCTGAAGGGGATGGATCTCCAGGGGGTTGATCTAGACGCGGCCAATCTCAGTAAGGCCGATTTGAGTGGAGCCGACTTAAAGGCGGCGAATCTCCAACGGGCCAACCTCCAGCGGGCCAACCTGACTAAGGCGATCCTAGTGCAGACCTTACTGGTGAAAGCCAATCTTCGGCGGGCCAACCTCACGGAAGCCCAACTGACCAAGGCGAATCTCCGAGGTGCAAATCTGTTGGGTGTGGATGTCACGCGTGCAGATCTTCAGATGAGCTTTTATGACAGCACAACGATTCTGGATGGTACCTTTGACCCTGCTGCTCGGGGGATGAAGAAGTTCTAA
- the radA gene encoding DNA repair protein RadA: MPKARTRFICDDCGAETPQYFGKCPACGAWGTLQEQVISTLPTTTQRSPLTTRRSPSVDPLPRLALTLSEIVDHPQARLSSGYTELDRVLGGGIVPGSLVLVGGDPGIGKSTLLLQVSQQLSQRHRVLYVCAEESGQQVKLRAQRLQIESRGDDSSLAVAAANLYLLPEIDLEAILQELESLRPQVGVIDSIQSLYWSALSSAPGSVAQVRECTAALMRFAKQHHVPLLIVGHVTKDGAIAGPKVLEHLVDTVLYFEGDRFASHRLLRSVKNRFGATHEIGVFEMVDQGLREVLNPSELFLGSRDEVTSGTATIVACEGTRPIVVELQALVSPTSYGSPRRSATGIEYNRLLQILAVLEKRLGIPLSKLDAYVSSAGGFECGRTRRRFRSGDRGGC; the protein is encoded by the coding sequence ATGCCCAAGGCACGAACCCGCTTTATTTGCGATGACTGTGGGGCTGAAACGCCCCAGTATTTTGGCAAGTGCCCCGCCTGCGGTGCCTGGGGAACCCTACAGGAGCAGGTGATATCGACGCTGCCAACCACGACCCAGCGATCGCCCTTGACGACCCGGCGATCGCCCAGCGTAGATCCCCTCCCCCGCTTGGCTCTGACGCTCTCTGAGATTGTTGATCATCCCCAAGCCCGACTGTCTTCAGGCTATACCGAATTGGATCGGGTGCTCGGGGGGGGGATTGTCCCCGGTTCGCTGGTGTTAGTAGGAGGTGACCCTGGGATTGGGAAATCCACCCTGCTCTTACAGGTGTCTCAACAGCTGTCCCAGCGCCATCGCGTCCTCTATGTCTGTGCCGAAGAGTCGGGGCAACAGGTGAAGCTGCGAGCCCAACGGCTACAAATTGAGTCACGGGGGGATGATTCAAGTCTAGCCGTGGCAGCCGCTAACCTCTACCTGTTACCGGAGATCGACTTAGAGGCGATTCTTCAAGAGCTGGAGTCGCTGCGCCCCCAGGTGGGGGTGATCGACAGTATTCAGTCCCTGTACTGGAGTGCCCTCAGCTCGGCTCCTGGTTCCGTGGCCCAAGTGCGGGAATGTACCGCCGCGCTGATGCGATTTGCCAAGCAGCACCATGTTCCCCTGTTGATTGTGGGACATGTAACCAAGGATGGAGCGATCGCGGGGCCGAAGGTACTGGAGCACCTGGTGGATACGGTGCTCTATTTTGAAGGTGATCGCTTTGCCAGCCATCGGCTACTGCGATCGGTGAAGAATCGCTTTGGGGCCACCCACGAAATCGGCGTCTTTGAAATGGTGGATCAGGGCTTACGAGAAGTCCTCAACCCATCGGAATTATTCTTGGGCAGTCGGGATGAAGTCACATCTGGCACCGCCACCATTGTTGCCTGTGAGGGCACCCGTCCGATTGTGGTGGAATTGCAAGCCTTAGTCAGCCCCACCAGCTATGGTTCCCCCCGGCGATCGGCAACGGGGATTGAATACAATCGCCTGCTACAAATTCTCGCCGTGCTCGAGAAACGCTTGGGCATTCCGCTGTCGAAACTGGATGCTTATGTTTCTTCCGCAGGGGGGTTTGAGTGTGGAAGAACCCGCCGCAGATTTAGGAGTGGCGATCGCGGTGGTTGCTAG
- a CDS encoding Npun_F5560 family protein, with amino-acid sequence MTEITTPNFPDQLAEIAYLQEELQIRDQLVQQLSQELFRMVKGNSQFMTGSCRSGEADHDGPAIQEQVTAPNNGEIYQLRQSVQELTERCQMLEQVIQEFPQIYRRKFTERMQVVKERISLLQRENRRLHSELQSVSYRLAVRSRRSTEVDLPRFPRLSSAGLGS; translated from the coding sequence GTGACTGAAATTACCACTCCAAACTTTCCAGATCAGCTGGCAGAAATTGCCTACCTCCAGGAGGAGTTGCAAATCCGAGATCAGCTGGTGCAGCAGTTATCTCAAGAACTGTTCCGCATGGTGAAGGGAAATTCCCAGTTTATGACCGGTTCCTGCCGCTCTGGAGAAGCTGATCATGATGGCCCAGCTATCCAGGAGCAGGTCACAGCCCCCAACAACGGCGAGATTTACCAGCTACGGCAGTCGGTTCAGGAACTCACAGAGCGATGCCAAATGCTAGAGCAGGTGATTCAGGAATTCCCCCAAATCTACCGCCGCAAATTCACGGAGCGGATGCAAGTGGTCAAGGAAAGAATTTCCCTGCTCCAGCGAGAAAATCGGCGACTGCATTCGGAGTTACAGAGTGTCAGTTACCGTCTGGCCGTTAGAAGTCGCCGCTCTACGGAAGTAGATTTACCTCGGTTTCCTCGACTCAGTTCTGCGGGTCTTGGTTCGTGA
- a CDS encoding DEAD/DEAH box helicase: protein MNGWNYDPRISERPRLFFDSRQHQRSLSLEEVLRISTGDTQVIEKLPVVSFAASGVVQELLTTLTDNQAIAEMPPPQHFRGELRPYQAKGVGWLAFLERWGLGACLADDMGLGKTIETIAFLLYLQEQHPQEQPTLLICPTSVLGNWEREVRKFAPTLKTLVHHGDKRAKSKTFTKAVQNRDLVITSYALVPRDLKELQSVTWQGLILDEAQNIKNPEAKQAQAVRQLSCGFRVALTGTPVENRLSELWSILDFLNPGYLGPRNFFQRRFATPIERYGDTASLQTLRSLVQPFILRRLKTDREIIQDLPDKQEMAVFCGLSTEQAQLYQQMVEQSLRQIDSAEGIQRRGLILGLLVKLKQICNHPAQFLQEKTVGAPLRSGKLQRLAEMLEEVLAEGDRALIFTQFAEWGKLLKVYLAEHFDRDTLFLYGGSSKKQREEMVDRFQHDPQGPRLFILSLKAGGVGLNLTRANHVFHFDRWWNPAVENQATDRVFRIGQTRNVQVHKFVCTGTLEERIHDLIESKKALAAQVIGTGEDWLTELNTDQLRQLLLLDRSAVIDEEKG, encoded by the coding sequence GTGAATGGGTGGAACTACGACCCCAGGATATCCGAGCGGCCCAGGCTTTTTTTTGACAGTCGTCAGCATCAGAGATCGCTGTCCTTGGAAGAGGTGCTGCGAATCAGTACGGGGGATACCCAGGTGATTGAAAAGTTGCCCGTGGTCAGTTTCGCCGCCTCCGGGGTCGTCCAGGAGCTGCTCACGACCTTAACGGATAACCAAGCGATCGCAGAGATGCCCCCCCCGCAGCACTTCCGGGGTGAGCTCCGCCCCTACCAGGCCAAGGGGGTGGGTTGGTTAGCCTTTTTGGAACGCTGGGGTCTGGGAGCCTGTCTCGCCGATGACATGGGGTTGGGCAAAACCATTGAAACCATTGCCTTTCTGTTGTATCTCCAGGAACAACACCCCCAGGAACAACCCACCCTACTGATCTGTCCCACCTCCGTGTTGGGGAACTGGGAGCGCGAAGTCCGTAAGTTTGCCCCCACCCTGAAAACCCTGGTACACCACGGCGACAAGCGGGCGAAGAGCAAAACCTTTACCAAGGCGGTGCAGAACCGAGATTTGGTGATTACCAGCTATGCCTTAGTGCCCCGTGACCTCAAAGAGCTGCAAAGTGTCACCTGGCAAGGGCTGATTTTGGACGAAGCCCAAAACATTAAGAACCCCGAGGCCAAGCAGGCACAGGCCGTGCGCCAACTCTCCTGCGGCTTTCGAGTGGCCCTCACCGGCACTCCCGTGGAAAATCGCCTCTCGGAGTTGTGGTCGATTTTAGATTTTCTCAATCCTGGGTATTTGGGGCCTCGTAATTTCTTTCAACGCCGCTTTGCCACTCCCATTGAGCGTTACGGGGACACCGCATCCTTACAAACCCTGCGATCGCTGGTTCAACCCTTTATTTTGCGCCGCCTCAAAACCGATCGGGAGATTATTCAAGACCTGCCGGACAAGCAGGAAATGGCGGTTTTCTGTGGCCTTTCCACTGAACAAGCCCAACTCTACCAGCAAATGGTTGAGCAGTCTTTGCGCCAGATTGACTCCGCCGAGGGCATTCAGCGACGCGGGCTAATCCTGGGACTGCTGGTGAAGCTGAAGCAAATCTGCAATCACCCCGCTCAATTTTTGCAGGAAAAAACCGTAGGGGCTCCCCTCCGTTCTGGCAAGCTCCAACGTCTGGCAGAAATGCTGGAAGAGGTCTTGGCCGAGGGCGATCGCGCCTTGATTTTCACCCAATTTGCCGAATGGGGAAAGCTGCTGAAAGTCTACCTGGCGGAGCATTTCGATCGGGACACCCTCTTCCTCTACGGTGGCAGCTCCAAAAAACAGCGAGAAGAGATGGTCGATCGCTTCCAGCACGACCCCCAAGGGCCTAGACTCTTTATCCTGTCCTTGAAAGCTGGGGGGGTGGGACTCAACCTCACCCGCGCCAACCATGTGTTTCACTTTGACCGCTGGTGGAATCCGGCAGTGGAGAACCAGGCCACTGACCGTGTCTTCCGGATTGGTCAAACCCGAAATGTACAGGTACATAAGTTTGTGTGTACCGGCACCCTGGAGGAACGGATTCATGATCTGATTGAAAGCAAGAAGGCATTGGCAGCACAAGTCATTGGCACCGGAGAAGACTGGCTCACCGAATTAAACACTGACCAACTGCGTCAGCTCTTATTGCTCGATCGCAGTGCCGTGATTGATGAGGAGAAAGGATGA